From one Humulus lupulus chromosome 8, drHumLupu1.1, whole genome shotgun sequence genomic stretch:
- the LOC133794506 gene encoding uncharacterized protein LOC133794506, with the protein MDLDLDESPPMENHLELTSMVPDLSYSPKNEDKKKKKKKKKKQKEEEEQNQESSVQAIVEIVKEQTEKSAPLVGYFPSGFDPNKDPGSTVTRVFRNKDKPKRLELVVTPNATSKVDFVGTNYSGEAAAGQHCSYALGVLDKETQTLRIVPIASNKIFRLEPKIRGLDYEQKSEQTEPSTKESAKKKLDQLKELTDHYGTIRSRREAQKLRVLHKEHDPNSQRDLDGTIKQIVVKKEDIASSEVHSFRNTPPYNSAATTPQEAYPLEKIIFEGEWDFLLEDIYNFLQSDKEVNWDTYPTFVSNRIHRLEEVKDEEEKKRLSCIFSYITHLVKFKDKHSMDRFTSAKQHKIPGIIRQKFASMFGDPDSHKLSPEKHNLLISYVLVLTLYADGFRANFSDIAKDLKLDSVTLREHYEHLGCKLVHEKKLWVATLPTPLKFPSMRQKRRR; encoded by the exons ATGGATTTAGACTTAGATGAGTCCCCACCTATGGAGAATCACCTAGAACTCACCAGTATGGTCCCAGATCTATCATATTCTCCGAAAAACGAagacaagaagaaaaagaagaagaagaagaagaaacagaaggaggaggaggagcagaATCAAGAATCGTCAGTTCAAGCAATCGTGGAAATTGTCAAAGAACAGACTGAGAAATCGGCGCCTCTTGTGGGGTATTTCCCATCCGGATTTGATCCAAATAAGGACCCCGGTTCAACCGTTACTAGAGTTTTCAGGAACAAGGATAAGCCTAAAAGACTCGAGCTTGTGGTGACTCCAAATGCTACGTCGAAGGTGGATTTTGTTGGAACCAACTATTCTGGCGAAGCCGCAGCCGGTCAGCATTGTAGTTATGCGCTTGGGGTTCTTGACAAGGAAACTCAGACATTGAGGATTGTTCCTATTGCTTCCAATAAG ATATTTAGACTAGAACCAAAAATTCGTGGGCTGGACTATGAACAGAAGTCAGAGCAAACAGAACCTTCTACTAAAGAGTCTGCAAAAAAGAAGTTGGACCAACTGAAAGAGCTAACTGATCACTATGGTACGATAAGGTCGAGAAGAGAG GCTCAGAAGTTACGAGTTCTGCATAAAGAACATGATCCTAACTCTCAAAGGGATCTGGATGGGACCATTAAACAAATTGTTGTGAAGAAAGAGGACATTGCAAGTTCTGAGGTGCATAGCTTCCGCAATACCCCACCATATAATTCAGCTGCTACTACTCCTCAGGAAGCTTATCCATTGGAGAAGATCATTTTTGAAGGAGAATGGGATTTCCTACTTGAAGATATATATAACTTTTTGCAATCAGATAAAGAAGTGAACTGGGATACTTACCCAACCTTCGTTTCCAATAGAATACATAGGCTGGAAGAAGTCAAG GatgaagaggagaagaagaggtTGTCTTGCATTTTCTCATACATTACCCATCTTGTAAAGTTTAAAGATAAGCACTCGATGGATCGTTTTACCTCTGCAAAGCAGCACAAGATACCAGGCATTATACGCCAGAAGTTTGCATCCATGTTTGGTGACCCAGACTCTCACAAACTGTCACCTGAGAAACACAATCTTCTCATTAGTTATGTATTGGTACTTACACTGTATGCAGATGGATTCCGAGCAAATTTTTCTGATATAGCAAAGGATTTGAAACTAGATTCAGTAACTTTGAGAGAGCATTATGAGCATTTGGGTTGCAAGCTTGTACATGAGAAGAAATTGTGGGTTGCAACCCTTCCTACTCCACTCAAGTTTCCCTCAATGAGGCAGAAGCGGCGGCGATAG